In Halorientalis sp. LT38, a genomic segment contains:
- a CDS encoding redox-regulated ATPase YchF, with product MSYRIGLVGKPSVGKSTLFNAATMNDVPEGAYPFTTIDPSVGEAYVRVDCAAPEFDHECTPNHGYCREGVRYVPVKLVDVAGLVPGAHEGRGLGNQFLTDLNEADVLVHVVDFSGETDIEGEPTEDHDPREDIDFLENELDMWYLDVLEKGIERYRSGYHGEDGDIEVELAEQMSAFRTNEDEIKQVILSLDLELDPDAWDEADKEELAREIRKRTKPMVVAANKMDTPAAQDNYEDITSDPEYDHLTVVPVSAHAEKALKTADEGGAVEYRPGASDFEIVGDVSDEQAAGLEQIRGFVESFEGTGVQAALETALFEEFGAKAIFPGDGSPRDDGTFLQDCFVLPEDATAEEFAYFLHSDIGEGFLHGIDARSGRQVGADTTLDHRDVLEVVTTN from the coding sequence ATGAGTTACCGGATCGGTCTCGTCGGCAAGCCCTCCGTGGGGAAGTCGACGCTCTTCAACGCGGCGACGATGAACGACGTGCCCGAGGGGGCCTACCCGTTCACGACCATCGACCCGAGCGTGGGGGAGGCCTACGTCAGGGTCGACTGCGCGGCGCCCGAGTTCGACCACGAGTGCACTCCCAACCACGGTTACTGCCGGGAGGGGGTCCGATACGTCCCCGTCAAACTCGTCGACGTGGCGGGCCTGGTCCCGGGCGCCCACGAGGGTCGCGGCCTGGGCAACCAGTTCCTCACTGACCTGAACGAGGCCGACGTGCTGGTCCACGTCGTCGACTTCTCGGGCGAGACGGACATCGAGGGCGAACCGACCGAGGACCACGACCCGCGGGAGGACATCGACTTCCTCGAGAACGAACTCGACATGTGGTATCTGGACGTCCTCGAGAAGGGCATCGAGCGCTACCGATCCGGATACCACGGCGAGGACGGCGACATCGAGGTCGAACTGGCCGAGCAGATGAGCGCCTTCCGCACGAACGAGGACGAGATCAAGCAGGTGATCCTCTCGCTCGACCTCGAACTCGATCCCGACGCGTGGGACGAGGCGGACAAGGAGGAACTGGCCCGGGAGATCCGCAAGCGGACCAAGCCGATGGTCGTCGCGGCGAACAAGATGGACACGCCGGCGGCCCAGGACAACTACGAGGACATCACGAGCGACCCCGAGTACGACCACCTCACCGTCGTCCCGGTGTCGGCCCACGCGGAGAAGGCGCTGAAGACGGCCGACGAGGGTGGCGCCGTCGAGTACCGGCCGGGTGCGTCGGACTTCGAGATCGTCGGCGACGTGAGCGACGAGCAGGCCGCGGGCCTCGAACAGATCCGGGGCTTCGTCGAGTCATTCGAGGGGACCGGCGTCCAGGCGGCCCTGGAGACGGCGCTGTTCGAGGAGTTCGGCGCGAAGGCCATCTTCCCCGGCGACGGGAGCCCCCGCGACGACGGCACGTTCCTGCAGGACTGTTTCGTCCTGCCGGAAGACGCGACCGCCGAGGAGTTCGCGTACTTCCTCCACTCGGACATCGGGGAGGGGTTCCTCCACGGGATCGACGCCCGCTCGGGCCGACAGGTCGGCGCCGACACGACGCTGGATCACCGGGACGTGCTGGAAGTCGTGACGACGAACTAG
- a CDS encoding PAS domain S-box protein: protein MNAGRVVLYVGADEERAASLRGESDDATVVERVATVAEATERLDDVVSVVSEATLADGTGLDLCRTIRTRYDDVAFVLVPETGSDEGARRAVSAGVDEYVPAGTIDGPADLWSVVLDAIERACDEQRRYRKLVEQTTDAIAIVDPDTTIRYVSPGIEEILGYPPAELVGRRGTEIVHPEYREQVLERLAASLADPEESIGLVYRAEHADGGYRWLETRGRSYLDDPAIAGTVVSIRDVTERRERKRELELYENMLNTVPDCVYAVDEDGNFLAANETALETVGAPESDVIGSHASICMTEHDIERGRDLIRDLLESDAEKAIYEMDLHPIEGEPIPAENHVALLTDEDGRFRGSVGVLRDVSDRLERERRLTVLNRALRHDLRNSMHVVMANAELIRHSVSDPAAQAKLDTIVERAEQIDSLSEKAREIEQTLGHRERTRRSIDLAALLSDQIERFRTAHPEATVEADLPDHAWVAATGLIDTAVENLIENSIQHTDEPRVRVSLAVEDDTVTVSVADDGPGIPEKERRVVGKGSETPLDHASGLGLWLVTWITRDSGGEVAFETSEDGGSLVRIRLDRANPRVDGDGGPASADEASE, encoded by the coding sequence ATGAACGCCGGGCGCGTCGTGTTGTACGTGGGGGCCGACGAGGAGCGGGCCGCGTCGCTGCGGGGGGAGAGCGACGACGCGACGGTGGTCGAGCGGGTGGCCACGGTGGCCGAGGCGACGGAGCGACTGGACGACGTCGTCTCGGTCGTGAGCGAGGCGACGCTCGCGGACGGGACCGGTCTCGACCTCTGCCGGACGATCAGGACGCGGTACGACGACGTGGCCTTCGTCCTCGTCCCCGAGACGGGGAGCGACGAGGGGGCGCGGCGGGCCGTGTCCGCCGGCGTCGACGAGTACGTCCCCGCCGGGACGATCGACGGCCCGGCGGACCTCTGGTCGGTGGTGCTCGACGCCATCGAGCGGGCCTGTGACGAACAGCGGCGGTACCGAAAACTGGTCGAGCAGACGACGGACGCCATCGCGATCGTCGACCCCGACACGACGATCCGGTACGTCAGCCCGGGCATCGAGGAGATCCTGGGGTATCCCCCGGCCGAACTGGTCGGCCGACGCGGCACCGAGATCGTCCATCCCGAGTATCGTGAGCAGGTACTCGAACGGCTCGCGGCCAGCCTCGCCGACCCGGAGGAGAGCATCGGCCTGGTCTACCGGGCCGAACACGCAGACGGCGGGTACCGCTGGCTCGAGACGCGGGGCCGGAGCTACCTCGACGATCCGGCCATCGCCGGGACGGTCGTCAGCATCCGTGACGTCACCGAGCGCCGGGAACGCAAGCGCGAACTCGAGCTGTACGAGAACATGCTCAACACGGTTCCGGACTGCGTCTACGCCGTCGACGAGGACGGGAACTTCCTCGCGGCCAACGAGACCGCGCTCGAGACCGTGGGGGCCCCGGAGTCGGACGTGATCGGCAGCCACGCCTCGATCTGTATGACCGAGCACGACATCGAGCGCGGCCGGGACCTCATCCGGGACCTGCTCGAGAGCGACGCGGAGAAGGCGATCTACGAGATGGACCTGCACCCGATCGAGGGCGAGCCGATCCCCGCGGAGAACCACGTGGCACTGCTGACCGACGAGGACGGGCGCTTTCGCGGCTCGGTCGGCGTCCTCCGCGACGTCAGCGACCGCCTGGAGCGAGAACGGCGCCTCACCGTCCTCAACCGGGCGTTGCGTCACGACCTGCGCAACAGCATGCACGTCGTCATGGCCAACGCCGAACTGATCCGGCACTCCGTCTCGGACCCGGCGGCACAGGCCAAACTCGACACGATCGTCGAGCGGGCCGAACAGATCGACAGCCTGAGCGAGAAGGCACGAGAGATCGAGCAGACGCTGGGCCACCGCGAGCGGACGCGGCGGTCGATCGACCTGGCGGCGCTGCTGTCCGACCAGATCGAGCGGTTCCGGACTGCACACCCCGAGGCGACCGTCGAGGCCGACCTGCCCGACCACGCCTGGGTGGCGGCGACCGGGCTGATCGACACGGCCGTCGAGAACCTCATCGAAAACAGCATTCAACACACCGACGAACCGCGGGTCCGCGTGTCGCTCGCGGTCGAGGACGACACCGTCACCGTCTCGGTCGCCGACGACGGCCCGGGGATTCCGGAGAAGGAGCGCCGCGTGGTCGGCAAGGGGAGCGAGACGCCGCTCGACCACGCCAGCGGTCTCGGGCTGTGGCTGGTCACCTGGATCACCCGCGACTCCGGCGGCGAGGTGGCGTTCGAGACGTCCGAGGACGGCGGGAGCCTGGTGCGCATCCGCCTGGACCGGGCGAACCCACGGGTCGACGGCGACGGGGGCCCGGCGTCCGCGGACGAAGCGAGCGAGTGA
- a CDS encoding translation initiation factor IF-5A: MARQQTEVRELDEGSYVMMDDVPCEIDSYSTAKPGKHGSAKARVEGKGVFDGKKRNLSQPVDAKIWVPIIERKQGQVVNVESDDVAQVMDLDTYDTITMKVPGDVDLSPDDDIEYLEYEDQRKIIRS, translated from the coding sequence ATGGCGAGACAGCAGACGGAAGTTCGCGAACTCGACGAGGGAAGTTACGTGATGATGGACGACGTCCCCTGTGAGATCGACTCCTACAGTACGGCCAAACCCGGCAAGCACGGCAGCGCGAAGGCCCGGGTCGAGGGCAAGGGCGTCTTCGACGGGAAGAAGCGCAACCTCTCCCAGCCAGTCGACGCGAAGATCTGGGTCCCGATCATCGAGCGCAAGCAGGGCCAGGTCGTCAACGTCGAGAGCGACGACGTCGCCCAGGTCATGGACCTGGACACCTACGACACGATCACGATGAAGGTGCCCGGTGACGTCGACCTGTCGCCCGACGACGACATCGAGTACCTCGAGTACGAGGACCAGCGCAAGATCATCCGCAGCTGA
- a CDS encoding glycerophosphodiester phosphodiesterase → MEIIGHRGCADQCPENTVAAVERAGQYVDAVEVDVRRCGSGELVVFHDERVDDLTDGSGRVADLTLAELRALDVGGSGEPIPRLDAVLEAVPPGVRAQLELKETGLAPDVRDRLAQAPVEASISSFRTDALESALELDWSVQTGYLFAEDPLANLRTAVEMGCDAVHPHFDLCLDTDVVEEAHAVDLDVIAWKAAKTQEEIATIRACGVDGVTADRWDIA, encoded by the coding sequence ATGGAGATCATCGGTCACCGGGGATGCGCCGACCAGTGTCCGGAAAACACCGTCGCAGCCGTCGAACGCGCCGGCCAGTACGTCGACGCCGTCGAAGTCGACGTGCGTCGCTGTGGCTCCGGTGAACTCGTCGTCTTTCACGACGAGCGCGTCGACGACCTCACCGACGGCTCCGGTCGCGTGGCCGACCTCACTCTCGCCGAACTCCGCGCACTCGACGTGGGCGGGTCCGGCGAGCCGATCCCGCGCCTCGACGCGGTCCTCGAGGCCGTCCCGCCGGGAGTGCGAGCCCAGCTCGAACTGAAAGAGACCGGGCTCGCCCCCGACGTCCGCGACCGGCTCGCCCAGGCCCCCGTCGAGGCCTCGATCTCGTCATTTCGCACCGACGCGCTCGAGAGCGCCCTCGAACTGGACTGGTCGGTCCAGACCGGCTACCTCTTCGCCGAGGACCCGCTCGCGAACCTCCGGACGGCCGTCGAGATGGGCTGTGACGCCGTCCACCCGCACTTCGACCTCTGTCTCGATACCGACGTCGTCGAGGAGGCCCACGCCGTCGATCTGGACGTGATCGCCTGGAAGGCCGCCAAGACCCAGGAGGAGATCGCCACGATCCGGGCCTGCGGCGTCGACGGCGTCACCGCCGACCGCTGGGACATCGCTTGA
- a CDS encoding hemolysin family protein encodes MVNVALSVGQLLLALVLVVLNGFFVAAEFAFVRVRGTSVEQLAAEGRTGAGALEDVMAGLDDYLATTQLGITIASLGLGWVGEPAVASLLEPVLAPILPESLLHLVSFAIGFTIVTFLHVVFGELAPKTIAISKTEQLSLFLAPPMKLAYFLLYPGIVVFNGAANAFTRMLGVPPASESDETLGEREIRRVLARSGEEGNIDAAEVEMIERVFDLDDTVVREVMVPRPDVVSVPADATLAELRTIVLEAGHTRYPVRDAEDEDQIVGFVDVKDVLAATEAEDGAGTTAGDLAHEVIVVPETTAIDDLLLQFQAEHQQMAAIIDEWGSLEGIATVEDVVEAVVGNLRDGFDVDAREPGIRERDDGGYDVDGGVPLSAVNDDLGTAFESEAVETIGGLVLAGLDRAPEVGDTVDVDGYPVEVTGVDGNRISTVRIQESDDGDGEGGDGDDREGDEGDDPAAE; translated from the coding sequence ATGGTGAACGTCGCCCTCTCGGTGGGACAATTGCTCCTCGCGCTCGTCCTCGTCGTGCTGAACGGCTTCTTCGTCGCCGCGGAGTTCGCGTTCGTCCGCGTTCGCGGGACCTCGGTCGAACAGCTGGCCGCGGAGGGACGGACCGGCGCCGGCGCGCTGGAGGACGTGATGGCGGGCCTCGACGACTACCTCGCGACGACTCAGCTCGGCATCACCATCGCCTCGCTGGGGCTGGGGTGGGTCGGCGAACCCGCCGTGGCGTCGCTGCTCGAACCCGTGCTGGCACCGATCCTGCCGGAGAGCCTCCTCCACCTGGTGTCCTTCGCCATCGGCTTCACCATCGTCACCTTCCTCCACGTCGTCTTCGGCGAACTCGCGCCGAAGACCATCGCCATCTCGAAGACCGAGCAGCTCTCGCTGTTTCTCGCCCCGCCGATGAAGCTCGCGTACTTCCTGCTCTATCCGGGGATCGTCGTCTTCAACGGCGCGGCCAACGCCTTCACGCGGATGCTCGGCGTCCCGCCGGCCTCCGAGTCCGACGAGACGCTGGGCGAGCGGGAGATCCGCCGGGTGCTGGCGCGCTCGGGCGAGGAGGGCAACATCGACGCGGCGGAGGTGGAGATGATCGAGCGGGTGTTCGACCTCGACGACACGGTCGTGCGGGAGGTCATGGTTCCGCGGCCGGACGTGGTGAGCGTGCCGGCCGACGCCACGCTGGCCGAACTCCGGACGATCGTCCTCGAGGCCGGCCACACGCGGTATCCGGTCCGCGACGCCGAGGACGAGGATCAGATCGTCGGCTTCGTCGACGTCAAGGACGTGCTGGCCGCGACAGAGGCCGAGGACGGCGCGGGCACGACCGCCGGCGACCTCGCCCACGAGGTGATCGTGGTGCCGGAGACGACGGCGATCGACGACCTGCTGTTGCAGTTCCAGGCCGAACACCAGCAGATGGCCGCGATCATCGACGAGTGGGGCTCTCTCGAGGGGATCGCGACCGTCGAGGACGTCGTCGAGGCCGTCGTCGGCAACCTCCGCGACGGGTTCGACGTCGACGCGCGCGAACCCGGGATCCGCGAGCGCGACGACGGCGGCTACGACGTCGACGGCGGCGTCCCGCTGTCGGCCGTCAACGACGACCTCGGGACCGCCTTCGAGAGCGAGGCGGTCGAGACCATCGGCGGACTGGTCCTCGCCGGCCTGGACCGCGCGCCCGAAGTCGGCGACACCGTCGACGTGGACGGCTACCCCGTCGAAGTGACGGGCGTTGATGGCAACCGGATCTCGACGGTCCGGATCCAGGAGTCGGACGACGGTGACGGAGAGGGCGGTGACGGCGACGACCGGGAGGGCGACGAGGGCGACGATCCGGCGGCCGAGTGA
- the speB gene encoding agmatinase, whose product MFPGARAHRGSAAYVVVGAPLDASTTFQPGTRFGPRRVRHFAESFDDYDHHTDSEFSALGVADHGDVGPTDDAAEYLEFLRGTLADVREDGAVPLTIGGEHTVTVAGVRAVDPDVVVCLDAHLDLRESYANNELSHATVTHHALEVADEAIVLGARTGSEAEWDRASEDDVTVVPPEEVADWEPPAAVREGRTYLSVDIDAADPGFAPGTGTLEPFGLAPRELHEVVRAVAPHAAGFDVVEVNDRDDGQAATLAAKLLRAFVYAHAAGE is encoded by the coding sequence ATGTTTCCCGGCGCGCGGGCCCACCGAGGTTCAGCCGCATACGTCGTCGTCGGCGCCCCACTCGACGCCTCGACGACGTTCCAGCCCGGCACCCGGTTCGGCCCGCGTCGCGTCCGCCACTTCGCCGAGTCCTTCGACGACTACGATCACCACACCGACAGCGAGTTCTCCGCCCTCGGCGTCGCCGACCACGGCGACGTCGGCCCGACCGACGACGCCGCCGAGTACCTCGAGTTCCTCCGCGGCACGCTCGCCGACGTCCGCGAGGACGGCGCGGTTCCCCTGACGATCGGCGGCGAACACACCGTGACCGTCGCCGGCGTCCGCGCCGTCGACCCCGACGTCGTCGTCTGTCTGGACGCGCACCTCGATCTGCGCGAATCGTACGCGAACAACGAGCTGAGCCACGCGACCGTCACGCACCACGCGCTGGAGGTGGCCGACGAAGCCATCGTGCTGGGGGCACGCACCGGCAGCGAGGCCGAGTGGGACCGCGCGAGCGAGGACGACGTGACGGTCGTGCCACCCGAGGAGGTGGCCGACTGGGAACCCCCGGCCGCCGTGCGGGAGGGCCGGACCTACCTGAGCGTGGATATCGACGCCGCCGACCCCGGCTTCGCACCCGGGACGGGAACGCTCGAACCGTTCGGACTGGCACCCCGGGAACTGCACGAGGTCGTGCGAGCCGTCGCGCCCCACGCCGCGGGCTTCGACGTGGTCGAGGTGAACGACCGCGACGACGGCCAGGCGGCGACGCTCGCGGCGAAACTCCTGCGAGCGTTCGTCTACGCCCACGCCGCGGGGGAGTGA
- a CDS encoding Nif3-like dinuclear metal center hexameric protein encodes MDTGEFCARLDEELRTDAYADIDASPNGLQVGTPAGDVEHVAFAVDAAAATADAAVEAGADLLVTHHGYVFGGVERVTGRLYERLEPHYEHDLPVYVSHLPLDGHQELGNAAGLADLLDLADREPFGELGPEHIGQRGTATDPFTTDELQDLLAAELDHGGEGVQVLDFGPDEIEDIAIVTGSGVDWLDEAEAVDADALITGEGKQQVYHDAREAGITVLLGGHYGTETIGVRNLADLATEWGLETTFVDHPTGL; translated from the coding sequence ATGGACACAGGCGAGTTCTGCGCGCGACTCGACGAGGAGCTACGGACCGACGCGTACGCCGACATCGACGCCAGCCCCAACGGGCTCCAGGTGGGGACGCCGGCGGGCGACGTGGAGCACGTCGCGTTCGCCGTCGACGCTGCGGCAGCGACGGCCGACGCGGCCGTCGAGGCGGGCGCGGACCTGCTCGTGACCCACCACGGTTACGTGTTCGGCGGCGTCGAGCGCGTGACCGGGCGCCTGTACGAGCGCCTCGAACCGCACTACGAGCACGACCTGCCGGTGTACGTCTCGCACCTCCCGCTGGACGGGCATCAGGAACTGGGCAACGCCGCGGGGCTGGCCGACCTGCTCGATCTCGCGGATCGCGAACCGTTCGGCGAACTCGGGCCCGAACACATCGGGCAGCGCGGGACCGCCACGGACCCGTTCACCACAGACGAACTGCAGGACCTGCTGGCCGCGGAACTCGATCACGGCGGCGAAGGCGTCCAGGTGCTGGATTTCGGCCCCGACGAGATCGAGGACATCGCGATCGTCACCGGCAGCGGCGTCGACTGGCTGGACGAGGCCGAAGCCGTGGATGCGGACGCGCTGATTACTGGCGAGGGCAAACAGCAGGTATACCACGATGCTCGTGAGGCCGGGATCACGGTCCTCCTGGGCGGGCACTACGGCACCGAGACCATCGGGGTCCGGAACCTCGCGGATCTGGCCACGGAGTGGGGGCTGGAGACGACGTTCGTCGACCACCCGACCGGGCTGTGA
- a CDS encoding NAD(P)H-binding protein, with amino-acid sequence MRVLVVGATGFVGSRLVESLRSAGHDVVAFSRSVDGSAFPDDVELFEGDLGDPASLSGLCEGIDAAYYLIHSLTAENFAELDRTYARRFRELASAAGVDRVVYLSGISGDERNLSPHLASRREVESVLEAGSFDLTVLRAAIVIGSGSASFRIVDDLTDRLPVMTVPKWVRTPCQPIGIDDAIAYLIGVLDVDETRGGIYDIGAPTVWSYESLMKLTAQEKGKRVLIVPVPVMSPGLSSHWLRLTTDVQYAIARPLVESMRNPVTVDPERDLQSVVPIEQTPVEVAVRRALAAD; translated from the coding sequence ATGCGTGTTCTCGTCGTCGGAGCGACCGGGTTCGTCGGCAGCAGACTCGTCGAATCGCTACGCTCGGCCGGCCACGACGTCGTCGCCTTCTCACGGAGCGTCGACGGGTCGGCGTTTCCGGACGACGTCGAGCTCTTCGAGGGCGACCTCGGCGATCCGGCGTCGCTTTCGGGGCTCTGTGAGGGGATCGACGCGGCCTACTACCTGATCCACTCGCTCACGGCCGAGAACTTCGCGGAACTGGACCGGACCTACGCCCGCCGGTTCCGGGAGCTGGCGTCGGCGGCCGGCGTCGACAGAGTGGTCTATCTGAGCGGCATCAGCGGCGACGAGCGGAACCTCTCGCCGCACCTCGCCTCCCGCCGGGAGGTCGAGTCCGTGCTCGAAGCCGGAAGCTTCGACCTGACCGTCCTCCGGGCGGCGATCGTCATCGGATCCGGCAGCGCGAGCTTTCGCATCGTCGACGACCTCACCGACCGGCTGCCGGTGATGACGGTCCCGAAGTGGGTGCGGACGCCGTGTCAGCCGATCGGTATCGACGACGCCATCGCGTACCTGATCGGCGTCCTCGACGTCGACGAGACCCGGGGCGGCATCTACGACATCGGCGCGCCGACGGTGTGGTCCTACGAGTCCCTCATGAAGTTGACCGCCCAGGAGAAGGGAAAGCGGGTCCTGATCGTGCCGGTGCCGGTGATGTCCCCGGGACTGTCCTCGCACTGGCTCCGACTGACGACGGACGTCCAGTACGCCATCGCCCGGCCGCTGGTCGAGAGCATGCGCAACCCCGTGACCGTCGACCCCGAGCGGGACCTCCAGTCGGTCGTCCCCATCGAGCAGACGCCGGTCGAGGTGGCGGTCCGGCGAGCGCTCGCGGCGGACTGA
- a CDS encoding deoxyhypusine synthase, with amino-acid sequence MSDDEATDDGGHDQPPRETFHHDPIGHAEARAGMTVGELAEEYGEAGIGASDMHEAVDVYAEMLGDDVTVMMGLAGAMVPSGMRRIVADLIRDGHVDALVTTGANLTHDAIEAIGGKHHHGAVHDEAKTEREHDEQLRDEGVDRIYNVYLPQEHFALFESHLREEVFPPLAEEGTVGIQRLTEELGRANAAVNEREGIDEGAGIAAAAYEADVPIYCPAIQDSVLGLQAWMYNQTSDFALDALSDMDTITDQAFDADRTGALVVGGGVPKNYVLQTMLVAPGAYDLAVQLTMDPPQTGGLSGATLEEARSWGKLEKAARNVSVYADATITLPLLVAAARERIAD; translated from the coding sequence ATGAGCGACGACGAGGCGACAGACGACGGAGGGCACGACCAGCCGCCGAGGGAGACGTTCCACCACGACCCCATCGGCCACGCCGAGGCGCGGGCGGGGATGACGGTCGGCGAACTCGCCGAGGAGTACGGCGAGGCGGGCATCGGCGCCTCGGACATGCACGAGGCCGTCGACGTCTACGCCGAGATGCTCGGCGACGACGTGACCGTGATGATGGGGCTGGCCGGGGCGATGGTGCCCAGCGGGATGCGCCGCATCGTCGCGGACCTGATTCGGGACGGCCACGTCGACGCGCTGGTGACGACCGGCGCGAACCTCACGCACGACGCCATCGAGGCCATCGGCGGCAAGCACCACCACGGAGCCGTCCACGACGAAGCGAAGACCGAGCGCGAACACGACGAACAGTTGCGCGACGAGGGCGTCGACCGGATCTACAACGTCTACCTCCCACAGGAGCACTTCGCGCTGTTCGAGTCCCACCTCCGCGAGGAAGTCTTCCCCCCGCTGGCCGAGGAAGGGACCGTCGGCATCCAGCGGCTGACCGAGGAACTGGGCCGGGCCAACGCCGCAGTCAACGAGCGCGAGGGGATCGACGAGGGTGCGGGCATCGCCGCGGCCGCGTACGAGGCGGACGTGCCGATCTACTGCCCGGCGATCCAGGACTCCGTGCTCGGCCTGCAGGCCTGGATGTACAACCAGACGTCCGACTTCGCACTGGACGCGCTTTCGGACATGGACACCATCACCGACCAGGCGTTCGACGCCGATCGGACCGGGGCGCTGGTCGTCGGCGGTGGCGTCCCGAAGAACTACGTCCTCCAGACGATGCTGGTCGCGCCCGGCGCGTACGACCTTGCCGTCCAGTTGACCATGGATCCGCCCCAGACCGGCGGCCTCTCCGGTGCGACCCTGGAGGAGGCTCGCTCGTGGGGCAAACTCGAGAAGGCCGCCCGGAACGTCTCCGTCTACGCCGACGCGACGATCACGCTGCCCCTGCTCGTGGCCGCCGCGCGCGAGCGGATCGCTGACTGA
- a CDS encoding NTP transferase domain-containing protein: MHAVILAAGEGSRMDGATADVPKAFMELAGATLYERQRAAIDAHVDAVTVVLGHAYENVRDDVGDARTVVLEDWDDYENAESLRRGLRGIDDDVLVLNGDVVITDAVVARLRTRHRAAAGRSVVACLPGREDEATAIRCDDQGLVTDYGLITGRRHAGLGVVDRRHVGAARAWLGDHRRQWYPGLYTEVPTEAVAIPPGQHIEINYPSDRVAARGKLPLNPADEIDVGT; the protein is encoded by the coding sequence ATGCACGCAGTGATCCTCGCCGCGGGCGAAGGCAGCCGGATGGACGGCGCGACCGCGGACGTCCCGAAGGCGTTCATGGAACTGGCCGGGGCGACCCTCTACGAGCGCCAGCGGGCGGCCATCGACGCCCACGTCGACGCCGTGACGGTCGTGTTAGGCCACGCTTACGAGAACGTGCGCGACGACGTGGGCGACGCGCGGACGGTCGTCCTCGAGGACTGGGACGACTACGAGAACGCCGAGTCGCTACGGCGCGGCCTCCGCGGCATCGACGACGACGTGCTCGTGCTCAACGGCGACGTGGTGATCACCGACGCCGTGGTCGCCCGACTGCGCACGCGCCACCGGGCCGCCGCCGGCCGCAGCGTGGTCGCGTGCCTCCCCGGCCGCGAGGACGAGGCCACCGCCATCCGCTGTGACGACCAGGGGCTGGTCACCGACTACGGACTCATCACGGGGCGCCGACACGCCGGGCTCGGGGTCGTCGACCGGCGCCACGTCGGCGCGGCACGGGCGTGGCTCGGGGACCACCGCCGCCAGTGGTACCCCGGACTCTACACCGAGGTGCCGACCGAGGCGGTCGCGATCCCCCCCGGCCAGCACATCGAGATCAACTATCCGAGTGATCGCGTCGCCGCCCGCGGCAAGCTCCCCCTGAACCCCGCCGACGAAATCGACGTCGGCACCTGA